The Streptomyces sp. SS1-1 genome has a segment encoding these proteins:
- a CDS encoding GntR family transcriptional regulator, with amino-acid sequence MAAQRTGAPSTAAAPALPSLGGRRSSYRERVADALRAALIAGELRPGEVYSAPGLAARFGVSATPVREAMLDLAKEGLVDTVPNKGFRVTAVSEKQLDEYTHVRALVEIPTVAGLAATADAVSLEALRPAAREIVRAADAGDLIAYVEADTRFHLGLLALAGNAHLVEVVRDLRGRSRLYGLTALVEAGRLRASAEEHLELLDALLARDERAVREVMTRHLGHVRGLWAAHGED; translated from the coding sequence ATGGCCGCCCAGCGCACCGGCGCCCCGTCCACCGCCGCCGCCCCGGCGCTGCCCTCCCTGGGCGGCCGCAGGAGCAGCTACCGGGAGCGGGTCGCGGACGCCCTGCGGGCCGCGCTGATCGCCGGTGAACTGCGGCCCGGCGAGGTGTACTCGGCGCCCGGGCTCGCCGCCCGCTTCGGCGTCTCGGCGACCCCGGTGCGCGAGGCCATGCTCGACCTCGCCAAGGAGGGGCTGGTCGACACCGTGCCGAACAAAGGGTTCCGGGTCACCGCCGTGTCCGAGAAGCAGCTCGACGAGTACACGCACGTCCGGGCGCTCGTGGAGATCCCGACGGTCGCCGGGCTGGCCGCCACCGCCGACGCCGTGTCCCTGGAGGCGCTGCGGCCCGCCGCCCGGGAGATCGTCCGGGCGGCGGACGCCGGTGACCTCATCGCGTACGTGGAGGCCGACACGCGCTTCCACCTCGGTCTGCTCGCCCTCGCCGGGAACGCCCACCTCGTCGAGGTCGTCCGGGACCTGCGCGGGCGCTCCCGGCTGTACGGGCTGACCGCACTGGTCGAGGCCGGGCGGCTGCGAGCCTCCGCCGAGGAGCACCTGGAACTGCTCGACGCGCTGCTCGCCCGGGACGAGCGGGCGGTGCGGGAGGTCATGACCCGGCACCTCGGCCATGTCCGGGGCCTGTGGGCGGCACACGGCGAGGACTGA
- a CDS encoding LacI family DNA-binding transcriptional regulator, translating to MTRRLAEVAKKVGVSEATVSRVLNDKPGVSEATRQAVLSALDVLGYERPTQLRGERARLVGLVLPELQNPIFPAFAEVIGGALAQLGLTPVLCTQTKGGVSEADYVTLLLQQQVSGVVFAGGLYAQADAPHDHYRQLADRNIPVVLVNAAIEHLGFPAVSCDDAVAVEQAWRHLASLGHERIGLVLGPGDHVPSARKLTAAREIAAELPDEHVARAIFSIEGGHAAASRLIDRGVTGIICASDPLALGAVRAARRKGLDVPSEISVVGYDDSAFMNCTEPPLTTVRQPIEAMGRAAVELLNAQIAGTPVPAEELLFEPELVVRGSTAQAPRR from the coding sequence ATGACGCGACGACTTGCTGAAGTGGCGAAGAAGGTCGGGGTCAGCGAGGCCACGGTCAGCCGGGTGCTCAACGACAAGCCCGGTGTCTCCGAGGCCACCCGGCAGGCGGTGCTCTCCGCCCTCGACGTGCTCGGCTACGAGCGCCCCACCCAGCTGCGCGGCGAACGCGCGCGTCTGGTCGGCCTGGTGCTGCCCGAGTTGCAGAACCCGATCTTCCCGGCGTTCGCCGAGGTGATCGGCGGGGCGCTGGCCCAGCTCGGGCTGACCCCCGTGCTGTGCACACAGACCAAGGGCGGGGTCTCCGAGGCCGACTACGTCACGCTGCTCCTGCAGCAGCAGGTCTCCGGGGTGGTCTTCGCCGGCGGCCTCTACGCGCAGGCGGACGCCCCGCACGACCACTACCGGCAGCTCGCCGACCGCAACATCCCGGTGGTGCTGGTCAACGCGGCCATCGAGCATCTGGGCTTCCCGGCCGTCTCCTGCGACGACGCGGTGGCCGTGGAGCAGGCGTGGCGGCATCTGGCCTCCCTGGGCCACGAGCGCATCGGGCTGGTGCTGGGGCCGGGCGACCACGTGCCGTCGGCGCGCAAGCTGACGGCCGCCCGGGAGATCGCCGCCGAGCTGCCCGACGAGCACGTGGCGCGGGCGATCTTCTCCATCGAGGGCGGGCACGCGGCCGCCTCCCGGCTCATCGACCGGGGTGTCACCGGCATCATCTGCGCGAGCGACCCGCTGGCCCTCGGCGCCGTACGGGCCGCCCGCCGCAAGGGACTCGACGTCCCGTCGGAGATCTCCGTCGTCGGCTACGACGACTCGGCGTTCATGAACTGCACCGAGCCCCCGCTCACCACCGTCCGCCAGCCGATCGAGGCCATGGGCCGGGCGGCCGTCGAGCTGCTGAACGCCCAGATCGCGGGCACCCCCGTCCCCGCGGAGGAACTGCTCTTCGAGCCCGAACTGGTGGTGCGCGGCTCCACGGCGCAGGCGCCTCGCCGCTGA